The following proteins come from a genomic window of Trifolium pratense cultivar HEN17-A07 linkage group LG4, ARS_RC_1.1, whole genome shotgun sequence:
- the LOC123924010 gene encoding uncharacterized protein LOC123924010 yields the protein MQAVSNARRISRLLQSPIFLSSHLRTTEQSFLKGLAHRNYSSEVDNVEATPTEAVKDLYDKMLESVKVKRSMPPNAWLWSMISNCKHHHDISLLFDILQNLRRFRLSNLRIHDDFNCNLCREVTKACVHAGALDFGKKALWKHNVYGLAPSVASAHHILNYAKNNNDTNLLVEVMKLLKRNDLPLQPGTADIVFGICYNTDEWELINKYAKRFVKAGVKLRQTSFETWMKFAAKRGDTESLWKIEKLRSDSMKQHTLATGFSCAKGLLLERKPSDAVAIIQVLNQTLSDAKKSGMKGELQKLVSEWPLEVLKHKNDDERKTLADSLKSDILAMVTELLDTGLEANISLEDLNRIEEVAQ from the exons ATGCAAGCGGTGTCAAACGCTCGCCGAATCTCTCGGCTCTTACAATCTCCGATTTTCCTCTCATCTCATCTTCGAACCACCGAACAATCGTTTCTCAAAGGGCTCGCACATCGTAATTACAGTTCTGAAGTTGATAATGTCGAAGCAACTCCAACAG AAGCTGTGAAAGATCTTTATGATAAAATGCTTGAATCTGTAAAGGTTAAACGATCCATGCCTCCAAATGCTTGGTTATGGTCAATGATTTCTAATTGTAAACACCATCACGATATTAGTCTTCTCTTTGATATTTTGCAGAATCTTCGCAGATTT AGGCTGTCGAATCTTCGCATACATGATGATTTTAACTGCAATCTCTGTCGTGAAGTTACTAAAGCATGTGTTCATGCTGGAGCCCTCGATTTCG GAAAGAAGGCTTTATGGAAGCATAATGTCTATGGATTGGCACCGAGTGTTGCATCTGCACACCATATATTG AATTATGCTAAGAACAACAATGATACTAATCTATTGGTGGAAGTAATGAAACTTTTAAAGAGAAATGATTTACCATTGCAACCTGGCACAGCAGATATAGTTTTCGG CATTTGTTACAATACAGATGAATGGGAGTTGATTAATAAGTATGCAAAAAGGTTTGTCAAGGCTGGTGTAAAATTACGACAAACCTCATTTGAAACATGGATGAAATTTGCTGCCAAAAGAG GCGACACCGAGTCATTATGGAAAATTGAAAAGTTGCGATCTGATTCAATGAAGCAGCACACTTTGGCAACTGGGTTCTCATGTGCCAAG GGTCTTCTGTTGGAACGTAAACCTAGTGATGCTGTTGCCATCATTCAAGTTCTAAATCAG ACTTTGTCTGATGCCAAAAAGTCAGGCATGAAGGGTGAACTTCAGAAACTTGTATCTGAGTGGCCTTTGGAAGTTCTTAAGCacaaaaatgatgatgaaagaaAG ACATTGGCAGACTCGTTGAAATCTGATATCCTTGCAATGGTTACTGAATTACTGGACACGGGACTTGAGGCTAATATAAGTTTGGAAGACCTAAACAGAATAGAAGAGGTTGCACAATAG
- the LOC123924582 gene encoding anthocyanin regulatory Lc protein-like has protein sequence MNTHMEVYTNKNNTEMSNRKRGATATKSEETLNTERERRKKLNQMFTHLNTTVPTLLPNATKEAIITETIEYIKELEKKKKMLEDLKELIKIPVIQGSLLIPCRNRNCSVSVTVSNNVAFFGIESVAKPGLITLILKVFFNNQSEILAANVSVNDGILILAITALVQSGNSATIEKIKREIMSL, from the exons ATGAACACCCATATGGAAGTTTACACTAACAAGAATAATACTGAAATGAGTAACAGAAAACGTGGTGCTACTGCAACAAAAAGCGAAGAAACTCTTAACACAGAACGTGAAAGAAGGAAGAAATTGAATCAAATGTTCACTCACCTTAACACCACTGTCCCTACTCTTCTTCCCAAT GCTACAAAGGAAGCGATTATAACTgaaacaattgaatacattAAGGAActtgaaaagaagaagaaaatgttgGAGGATCTGAAGGAATTGATCAAGATACCGGTGATTCAAGGGAGTTTGTTGATTCCGTGTCGTAATAGGAATTGCTCTGTATCTGTTACTGTTTCTAACAATGTAGCTTTTTTTGGAATTGAATCTGTGGCTAAACCTGGTTTGATTACTCTGATTTTGAAGGTGTTTTTCAACAATCAATCTGAGATTTTAGCTGCTAATGTTTCTGTTAATGATGGGATTTTGATCTTGGCGATCACAGCTTTGGTTCAAAGTGGTAATAGTGCTACTATTGAGAAGATTAagagagaaattatgagtttgTAG
- the LOC123922673 gene encoding uncharacterized protein LOC123922673 — protein MVSCVSAQSSWQAAGLSSVLSSAVCQQGSAADRVFALCRNEDYATVGRVATLLWSIWHNQNDKVWNDNVRSPIQIGRAAFDHWNEWFAVHKLRGNDDHDVPLVSINLWEKPRIGWLKCNVDAAFFVGVGRTAMGACFRNNSGEFMAGITQWQQLTLSTEEGEAWALLQAMNEAKSRD, from the exons ATGGTGTCCTGCGTTTCTGCACAATCCAGTTGGCAAGCAGCTGGACTGTCATCTGTCTTGAGTTCCGCAGTTTGTCAGCAAGGTAGTGCGGCAGATAGAGTGTTTGCCTTGTGTCGGAATGAGGATTACGCCACTGTAGGTAGAGTGGCTACGCTGTTATGGAGTATATGGCATAACCAGAATGATAAAGTTTGGAATGATAATGTTAGAAGTCCAATCCAAATTGGTCGGGCTGCGTTTGATCATTGGAACGAGTGGTTTGCAGTCCATAAGTTGCGAGGTAACGATGATCATGATGTTCCGCTTGTCAGCATCAATCTGTGGGAAAAGCCTCGTATAGGATGGTTAaagtgcaatgtagatgcaGCATTTTTTGTCGGTGTAGGTAGGACCGCGATGGGTGCTTGTTTTCGTAATAATTCTGGTGAGTTTATGGCTGGAATTACTCAGTGGCAGCAACTGACTTTATCAACAGAGGAGGGCGAAGCATGGGCATTACTGCAAgctatgaatgaagctaagagtagag ATTAA